Proteins encoded in a region of the Shewanella polaris genome:
- the trmY gene encoding tRNA (pseudouridine(54)-N(1))-methyltransferase TrmY, whose protein sequence is MRAFVVRARAAPVDSQQFLAGIGQSAHTEILAHTLMNTIFVAQSHRDDVVVYLVLESTLDFSRTICFRSSELGHIGGFHEQNLTNKIAKALTASKGMTKEQLREVEPGITVRTVSFEKLVQELAEDYQLYMLEKKGTPVREIEFADNPCFLLTDHIPMPKKSFNSLKRLGTQHINLGPRMLFASQCVVLIHNELDMRL, encoded by the coding sequence GAGCCAGAGCGGCTCCTGTCGATAGTCAGCAGTTTTTGGCTGGTATAGGTCAATCGGCCCACACTGAAATTTTAGCCCATACGTTAATGAATACTATTTTTGTCGCCCAATCTCATCGAGATGATGTGGTGGTGTATTTAGTGTTAGAAAGCACCCTCGATTTTTCGCGCACCATTTGCTTTCGTTCAAGTGAATTAGGTCATATTGGTGGCTTTCATGAGCAGAATCTAACTAATAAAATCGCCAAAGCATTAACTGCATCAAAGGGGATGACTAAAGAACAATTGCGTGAGGTTGAGCCTGGCATTACCGTGCGTACAGTGAGCTTTGAAAAGTTGGTGCAAGAGTTAGCCGAAGACTATCAACTGTATATGTTAGAGAAGAAAGGCACTCCAGTACGAGAAATTGAGTTTGCTGACAATCCTTGTTTTCTACTGACAGATCATATTCCTATGCCTAAAAAGAGCTTTAATAGCTTAAAGCGACTGGGTACTCAACACATAAATTTAGGGCCTAGAATGCTGTTTGCGTCGCAATGCGTGGTGTTGATCCATAATGAGTTAGATATGAGATTGTAA